A single genomic interval of Spirosoma taeanense harbors:
- a CDS encoding UDP-2,3-diacylglucosamine diphosphatase, producing MSHIETISLAPGRKVYFASDFHLGTPSPDQSRLRERAVVNWLDRIRPDAEAIFLVGDVFDFWFEYKRSIPKGFIRLQGKLAELTDAGTKIVLFTGNHDMWMNDYFTQEMGIPVYRKPRPYIFNDKRFLIGHGDGLGPGDFTYKQLKRVFESGLARRLFRYLHPDLGIGLAQAWSRRSRISNLAKGEEHFLGEDREWLMLYCREVEAREHHDYYIFGHRHLPLDLAVSPGSRYVNLGEWVTAKTYAVFDGTDLQLKTWTADVLS from the coding sequence ATGTCTCATATCGAAACAATTTCGCTTGCCCCCGGTCGTAAAGTTTACTTTGCGTCTGATTTTCACCTCGGTACGCCTTCTCCCGACCAGAGCCGCCTGCGCGAGCGGGCCGTTGTGAACTGGCTCGATCGTATTCGGCCAGACGCCGAGGCAATTTTCCTGGTTGGCGACGTGTTCGATTTCTGGTTTGAATATAAGCGGAGTATCCCCAAAGGGTTTATCCGGTTGCAGGGCAAACTGGCCGAACTGACCGACGCCGGAACCAAAATCGTTTTGTTTACCGGCAACCACGATATGTGGATGAATGACTACTTCACGCAGGAAATGGGCATCCCGGTTTACCGGAAACCCCGCCCCTATATCTTCAATGATAAGCGATTTCTGATCGGACACGGCGACGGCCTTGGCCCCGGCGACTTTACGTATAAACAACTCAAGCGGGTGTTCGAAAGCGGGCTGGCGCGTCGGCTGTTTCGGTACCTGCACCCCGATCTGGGTATCGGTCTGGCGCAGGCCTGGTCGCGTCGGAGCCGCATCAGTAATCTGGCGAAAGGAGAAGAGCATTTTCTGGGCGAAGACCGCGAGTGGCTGATGCTCTACTGCCGGGAGGTAGAAGCCCGCGAGCATCATGACTACTATATCTTCGGCCATCGGCACCTGCCGCTTGATCTGGCCGTATCGCCCGGCAGCCGTTACGTTAACCTCGGTGAGTGGGTAACGGCCAAAACTTACGCTGTTTTTGACGGCACAGACCTGCAACTGAAAACGTGGACCGCCGACGTTCTAAGCTGA
- the dusB gene encoding tRNA dihydrouridine synthase DusB: MVNIGNIQLPDFPLLLAPMEDVSDPPFRAVCKANGADLMYTEFISSEGLIRDAAKSVQKLDIFEYERPIGIQLFGSDVETMGECARIASRANPDLIDINYGCPVKNVACRGAGAALLQDIPKMVRMTEAVVKATHLPVTVKTRLGWDDSTKNIEDVAERLQDIGIKALTVHGRTRVQMYKGEADWTLIGRIKNNPRIQIPIFGNGDIDSPEKALEYKNRYGVDGVMIGRASIGHPWIFDEIKQFVRTGEHRPAPTVADRVAVCRQHLDFSIRWKGEIVGLFEMRRHYANYFRGLPDFKPYRMRLVTLDSYAETSAVLDEIAERYAEELV, from the coding sequence ATGGTCAATATTGGCAACATACAACTCCCGGATTTTCCATTGCTGCTGGCACCCATGGAAGACGTCAGCGATCCGCCGTTTCGGGCGGTTTGTAAAGCCAACGGAGCCGACCTGATGTATACGGAGTTCATCTCGTCGGAAGGGCTCATCCGCGACGCAGCCAAGAGCGTACAGAAGCTGGACATCTTCGAGTATGAACGCCCCATCGGCATTCAACTCTTTGGCTCCGATGTAGAGACAATGGGCGAATGCGCGAGGATTGCCAGCCGCGCCAACCCCGACCTGATTGATATTAATTACGGTTGTCCGGTCAAGAACGTAGCCTGCCGCGGGGCGGGGGCGGCTTTGCTGCAGGACATTCCGAAAATGGTGCGCATGACCGAAGCCGTTGTTAAAGCGACGCACCTGCCCGTAACGGTTAAGACTCGGCTCGGCTGGGACGATAGCACCAAGAACATAGAGGACGTAGCTGAACGATTGCAGGATATTGGCATCAAAGCCCTGACGGTGCATGGCCGCACGCGCGTGCAGATGTACAAGGGCGAGGCCGACTGGACGCTCATTGGCCGCATTAAAAACAATCCCCGGATTCAGATTCCAATTTTCGGTAACGGCGATATCGACAGCCCGGAAAAGGCGCTTGAATACAAAAATCGGTACGGCGTCGACGGCGTCATGATCGGTCGGGCCAGCATCGGGCACCCCTGGATTTTCGACGAAATCAAGCAGTTTGTCCGCACCGGCGAACACCGCCCCGCGCCAACCGTAGCCGACCGGGTGGCGGTTTGTCGGCAGCATCTGGATTTTTCGATCCGCTGGAAAGGTGAGATAGTAGGTCTGTTTGAAATGCGACGCCATTACGCCAACTATTTCCGGGGGCTACCCGACTTCAAGCCTTACCGAATGCGACTCGTTACACTGGACTCTTACGCCGAAACGAGTGCGGTGCTGGACGAAATAGCCGAGCGGTACGCCGAAGAACTCGTTTGA
- a CDS encoding carboxypeptidase-like regulatory domain-containing protein, which yields MKKSLTLLGLALVLFVLAGVFSVARAQGQDRQVTFTGFITGGKTNEPLPGAYIYIPKAGRGVLAAPNGYFALPVFPGDSIIFSYVGFRTQYHVIPRRLTDLTYSAVVALQEDVKTLAEVKVYPYATEELFKEAFVNLKLPDEKERANLAKNMDPQAILRQAATMPMGAVANHQNFVNQQFFGRESIIGRSQMPTFAFTNPFAWANFIRSVKRGDLKNKEWRSEINQAPRENVSRKDILQDRN from the coding sequence ATGAAAAAATCATTGACGTTATTGGGGTTAGCTCTGGTGTTGTTTGTTCTGGCGGGAGTATTCTCGGTCGCGCGGGCACAGGGGCAGGACCGGCAAGTGACGTTCACGGGCTTTATCACGGGCGGCAAAACCAATGAGCCGCTGCCCGGCGCTTATATTTATATCCCGAAAGCCGGACGAGGGGTACTCGCAGCGCCAAACGGTTATTTCGCCCTGCCGGTCTTTCCCGGCGATAGTATCATTTTCAGTTACGTAGGCTTCAGAACGCAGTATCACGTCATTCCGCGTCGCCTGACCGACCTGACGTATTCGGCGGTGGTGGCGCTTCAGGAAGATGTTAAAACGCTGGCCGAAGTGAAGGTGTATCCCTACGCGACTGAAGAGTTGTTCAAGGAAGCGTTTGTGAATCTGAAACTGCCCGACGAAAAGGAGCGCGCCAACCTGGCTAAAAACATGGATCCGCAGGCCATTCTGCGGCAGGCGGCCACAATGCCGATGGGGGCCGTAGCCAATCACCAGAATTTCGTGAACCAGCAGTTCTTTGGGCGCGAGTCCATCATTGGCCGTAGCCAGATGCCTACCTTCGCGTTTACCAACCCCTTTGCCTGGGCCAACTTCATCCGGTCGGTCAAGCGGGGTGATCTGAAAAATAAAGAGTGGCGGAGCGAAATCAACCAGGCCCCCCGCGAAAACGTATCCCGTAAAGATATCCTTCAGGATCGGAACTAA
- a CDS encoding DMT family transporter: MRKQREQMLQNSSPEPVVIPQKRPLLAWALLCTLALVWGSSFILIKRSLGAFPPEQVAGGRLLFALLFFLPFMGTQSRQAEVRTSVQHRWVALLASGIIGFVIPAFLFAEAGAHLNSSLAGALNSLSPLFTLILGAVFFGQALKIRQVAGILLGLAGSLLLVFFSATGSFQVNGYALLVVLATICYGLNTNLIGRYLSHLPALVSTAWLFAFAGPIALLTLTPTDFFVRVFNPANSWSLAALVTLGVFGSGLMSIFFNRVMQLSSPLFAASVTYLIPIVALGWGMLDGETIYLVQFAGMGVCLLGIWLINKS; the protein is encoded by the coding sequence ATGCGTAAACAGAGAGAACAAATGCTCCAGAACAGCAGTCCAGAACCCGTCGTTATTCCGCAGAAACGGCCGCTGCTGGCCTGGGCGCTGCTCTGTACACTGGCACTGGTGTGGGGGAGTTCGTTCATCCTGATCAAACGGAGCCTCGGTGCTTTTCCGCCCGAGCAGGTTGCCGGTGGACGACTGCTGTTTGCCTTGCTGTTCTTTCTGCCGTTTATGGGCACGCAAAGCCGTCAGGCCGAGGTCCGGACGTCCGTTCAGCATCGGTGGGTGGCGCTCCTGGCATCGGGTATCATTGGGTTTGTGATTCCCGCTTTTCTGTTTGCCGAAGCGGGCGCTCATCTCAACAGTTCGCTGGCGGGCGCACTCAACTCACTCAGTCCGTTGTTTACGTTGATTCTGGGCGCCGTGTTTTTCGGGCAGGCGCTTAAAATCCGGCAGGTAGCGGGTATTCTGTTGGGGCTGGCGGGGTCATTGCTGCTGGTGTTTTTCAGCGCCACGGGTTCGTTTCAGGTGAACGGCTATGCGCTGCTGGTGGTACTGGCAACGATCTGTTACGGATTAAATACCAATCTGATTGGTCGTTACCTGAGCCACCTGCCCGCGCTGGTATCCACAGCCTGGCTGTTTGCCTTCGCTGGGCCCATTGCGCTCCTGACGCTCACCCCAACTGATTTCTTTGTGCGCGTGTTTAACCCTGCGAACAGCTGGTCGCTGGCGGCTCTGGTTACGCTGGGGGTGTTCGGGTCGGGCCTCATGTCGATTTTCTTTAACCGGGTCATGCAGCTATCGTCGCCCCTGTTTGCGGCTTCGGTTACGTATCTGATTCCGATTGTGGCGCTGGGCTGGGGCATGCTCGACGGCGAAACAATTTATCTGGTGCAGTTTGCCGGTATGGGCGTATGTTTGCTGGGCATTTGGTTGATAAACAAGTCCTGA
- a CDS encoding CPBP family intramembrane glutamic endopeptidase, whose protein sequence is MLVGFVLMGGVVSTLFLFALLVLFRGLEPTEAQAYITQLAAHPSASPNGWYELMTLQAINHLGTFLLPALAYWYWIERRTWGQFSARPLGYVAGLSTVALIVVAFMPFDGLIIEWNQNIRLPETLAPLEQWMRDQEDKLNGLTKYLTTFKTVGQLLMAILVIAVIPAIGEEVLFRGILQRNLSYWTRNQHVGIWLAAALFSAIHLQFLGFFPRMLLGALFGYLYVWSGNLWVPILAHFVNNGFTVLMVYLYQRRVVPVDIESTESVPLTIALVSLVATTGLLYFFRKRNHVHDVQ, encoded by the coding sequence ATGCTCGTCGGTTTTGTGCTGATGGGGGGCGTTGTCAGCACGCTTTTTCTGTTCGCATTACTGGTTCTTTTCAGGGGCCTGGAGCCTACTGAAGCTCAGGCTTATATAACCCAGCTGGCAGCTCATCCGTCGGCCTCGCCCAACGGCTGGTATGAACTAATGACACTCCAGGCAATCAATCACCTCGGTACGTTTCTACTGCCCGCCCTGGCGTACTGGTACTGGATTGAGCGCCGAACCTGGGGGCAGTTTAGCGCCCGGCCTCTTGGCTATGTAGCGGGGCTGAGCACTGTTGCACTGATCGTGGTTGCGTTTATGCCATTCGACGGACTCATCATCGAATGGAATCAGAATATCCGCCTGCCCGAAACACTGGCCCCACTAGAACAGTGGATGCGGGATCAGGAAGACAAGCTCAACGGCCTAACCAAATACCTGACAACTTTTAAAACCGTTGGTCAGCTTCTGATGGCGATCCTGGTTATTGCCGTTATTCCAGCCATTGGCGAAGAAGTATTGTTCCGGGGTATTCTGCAACGTAACCTCAGCTACTGGACCCGCAATCAGCACGTTGGCATCTGGCTGGCGGCTGCGCTGTTCAGCGCTATTCACCTGCAGTTTCTGGGCTTTTTCCCCCGGATGCTGCTGGGCGCGCTGTTCGGGTATCTATACGTATGGTCAGGGAATCTATGGGTGCCGATTCTGGCGCATTTTGTCAATAACGGCTTCACGGTCCTGATGGTGTACCTGTATCAGCGCAGGGTTGTTCCGGTAGATATTGAAAGCACCGAGTCCGTGCCGCTGACCATCGCGCTGGTTTCACTGGTCGCGACGACGGGCCTGCTGTATTTTTTCAGGAAACGAAATCACGTGCACGACGTCCAGTGA
- a CDS encoding putative signal transducing protein: MSENWESVYITPLPHRAELAKALLSEHDIPAVVINRQSSSYPTIGWGKSEVHVLAKDAVLAKVILENEATFS; this comes from the coding sequence ATGTCAGAAAACTGGGAATCGGTTTATATTACGCCCCTGCCCCACCGGGCAGAGCTGGCCAAGGCGCTGCTCAGCGAACATGATATTCCGGCGGTGGTTATCAACCGGCAGAGCAGCAGTTACCCCACAATTGGCTGGGGCAAAAGTGAAGTACACGTACTGGCTAAAGACGCGGTTCTGGCCAAAGTAATTCTGGAGAATGAAGCAACGTTTAGCTAA
- a CDS encoding sugar phosphate isomerase/epimerase family protein: MDDLHSRRNFLKQSALAAAALPLLPTTFAEAGIMADGALPDIHIFSKHLQFLSYADMAAVAAEMGFKGIDLTIRPQGHVLPERVEADLPKAVEAMKKVGLAPQLMTTAVDDASDATSVRLLKTAAGLGFRTYRMAWYQYDANRSLPESIDQYRQQMQALGQLNKTLGLVGCYQNHAGQLVGASVWELWEMLRTADPQHMGIQYDIRHATVEGGLSWPNGLRLLQPRIKTLVLKDFRWEKKDGKWVVQNTPIGEGMVDFKTYFGLLKKYNLRVPISLHVEYPLGGAEEGATRLSGSPERVFAAMKQDLARIRELWQVA; the protein is encoded by the coding sequence ATGGACGATCTGCATTCCCGGCGAAATTTTCTGAAGCAATCGGCTTTGGCGGCCGCAGCGCTGCCGTTGCTGCCCACAACTTTTGCGGAAGCCGGTATAATGGCGGATGGTGCACTGCCCGACATTCATATCTTCTCGAAGCATCTGCAGTTTCTCAGCTACGCAGATATGGCCGCAGTGGCCGCCGAGATGGGCTTCAAAGGCATCGATCTGACCATACGGCCGCAGGGCCACGTGCTGCCCGAGCGCGTCGAAGCCGATCTGCCTAAAGCCGTTGAGGCCATGAAAAAAGTTGGACTGGCTCCCCAACTCATGACTACGGCTGTGGATGACGCCAGCGACGCAACCAGTGTTCGACTACTAAAGACGGCCGCGGGGCTTGGCTTCCGGACGTACCGCATGGCCTGGTATCAGTACGACGCCAACCGGAGCCTACCCGAATCCATTGATCAATATCGGCAGCAGATGCAGGCGCTGGGGCAACTAAACAAGACCCTGGGTCTGGTAGGTTGTTATCAAAATCACGCCGGGCAGCTGGTAGGCGCGTCGGTCTGGGAACTGTGGGAAATGCTCCGAACCGCCGACCCGCAGCACATGGGCATTCAATACGACATCCGTCACGCGACCGTTGAAGGCGGCTTATCGTGGCCCAATGGGCTGCGGCTGCTCCAGCCGCGCATAAAAACCCTTGTGCTGAAAGATTTTCGGTGGGAAAAGAAAGACGGCAAGTGGGTCGTGCAGAATACGCCCATTGGCGAGGGAATGGTTGATTTCAAGACCTATTTCGGACTGCTGAAAAAATATAATCTGCGGGTTCCCATATCGCTGCATGTGGAGTATCCACTGGGCGGAGCTGAAGAAGGAGCGACGCGCCTGTCGGGCAGTCCCGAGAGAGTCTTTGCGGCTATGAAACAGGATCTGGCCCGAATCAGGGAACTCTGGCAGGTCGCCTAA
- the pyrH gene encoding UMP kinase: protein MTSQTKYKRILLKLSGEALAGPSGYNIDPAVLEQYSLEIKQVVDMGVQVAIVIGGGNIFRGVSGERSGIDRVQGDYMGMLATVINAMAIQSSLEKHGMFTRVMSAIKMEQVCEPYVRRRAVRHLEKGRVVIFGAGTGSPYFTTDTTASLRAIEIESDVVLKGTKVDGVYTADPMKDKTATRYTSISFEDVYEKKLSVMDLTAFTLCQENNLPIIVFNMNERGSLLRVIQGDTATGTLIASNVD, encoded by the coding sequence ATGACGTCGCAAACAAAGTATAAACGCATTCTGCTCAAACTGAGTGGAGAGGCATTGGCTGGTCCATCCGGCTATAACATCGACCCCGCCGTACTGGAGCAGTACAGTCTGGAAATCAAACAGGTAGTAGACATGGGCGTTCAGGTTGCCATCGTTATCGGCGGAGGCAACATCTTCCGGGGCGTATCGGGCGAACGCTCGGGTATTGACCGGGTGCAGGGCGACTACATGGGTATGCTGGCGACGGTGATCAACGCAATGGCCATCCAGAGTTCGCTGGAAAAGCACGGTATGTTTACCCGCGTGATGTCGGCGATCAAAATGGAGCAGGTCTGCGAGCCTTACGTACGTCGCCGGGCCGTACGCCATCTCGAAAAAGGCCGCGTAGTCATTTTCGGCGCCGGAACCGGGAGCCCCTATTTCACCACCGACACCACCGCCAGCCTGCGAGCCATTGAGATTGAGTCTGATGTGGTGCTGAAAGGCACCAAAGTGGATGGCGTATACACCGCCGATCCGATGAAAGACAAAACGGCTACGCGGTATACCAGCATTTCGTTTGAGGACGTTTACGAAAAGAAGCTAAGCGTTATGGACCTGACGGCCTTTACCCTCTGTCAGGAAAACAACCTGCCCATCATCGTGTTCAATATGAACGAGCGGGGAAGCCTGCTGCGGGTGATACAGGGCGATACAGCTACCGGAACGTTGATTGCGTCGAACGTAGATTAG
- the frr gene encoding ribosome recycling factor, translating to MEEIELYLDDAKDTMEKALKHLSIELTKIRAGKASAQMLDGIQVEYYGTMTPLNQVASVNTPDARTIVVKPFEKKLIGEVEKAIRNSNVGLAPNNDGEQIRLSVPPLTEERRRDLVKKVKQEVETAKVNVRNIRKDTNDDIRKLVKEGVSEDAVKQGEERVQKLTDAFIARIDDTFAAKEKDILSV from the coding sequence ATGGAAGAAATCGAGCTATACCTCGACGATGCAAAAGACACGATGGAAAAAGCGCTGAAGCACTTATCCATCGAATTAACCAAAATCCGCGCCGGTAAAGCTTCGGCTCAGATGCTCGACGGGATTCAGGTAGAATATTACGGCACCATGACGCCCCTCAATCAGGTGGCCTCCGTCAATACGCCCGATGCCCGTACCATTGTTGTGAAGCCCTTCGAGAAAAAACTCATTGGTGAGGTGGAGAAAGCCATTCGTAACTCGAACGTTGGGCTGGCTCCCAATAACGACGGCGAACAGATCCGGCTCAGCGTTCCGCCCCTGACCGAAGAGCGTCGGCGCGACCTTGTCAAGAAAGTAAAGCAGGAAGTGGAAACTGCGAAAGTAAACGTCCGGAACATCCGCAAAGACACCAACGATGACATCCGCAAACTGGTAAAAGAAGGCGTATCGGAAGATGCCGTCAAACAAGGGGAGGAGCGCGTTCAGAAACTGACCGACGCCTTCATCGCCCGTATCGACGATACGTTTGCTGCCAAGGAAAAGGATATTTTATCGGTGTAG
- a CDS encoding acetyl-CoA carboxylase biotin carboxyl carrier protein subunit, producing the protein MYQTTLNDQPIQIDFTASGPTVNGEIFAWDLVRLTDRTFHILHQNQSFTAELLELNTAEKTVSLRINGTIHNVPLKDRFDLLLEKMGMSSAASAKVNDLKAPMPGMIVGVSVQAGDAVSKGDSLFILEAMKMENVLKAPADATVKSIRTTQGDRVEKGQVLIEFS; encoded by the coding sequence ATGTACCAGACAACCCTCAACGACCAGCCCATTCAGATTGACTTTACGGCCAGCGGACCAACCGTTAACGGCGAAATCTTCGCCTGGGACCTGGTCCGGCTTACCGACCGAACGTTTCACATTCTGCACCAGAATCAGTCGTTCACAGCTGAACTGCTGGAACTGAATACGGCCGAAAAGACGGTCAGCCTGCGGATCAACGGCACCATTCACAACGTACCGCTTAAGGACCGCTTCGATCTACTGCTCGAAAAAATGGGCATGAGCAGTGCCGCCAGTGCGAAAGTCAACGATTTGAAAGCTCCCATGCCGGGAATGATCGTTGGCGTTTCGGTTCAGGCGGGCGATGCCGTAAGCAAAGGCGACAGTCTGTTTATCCTCGAAGCCATGAAAATGGAGAATGTTTTGAAAGCACCCGCCGACGCCACGGTTAAGTCCATCCGCACAACGCAGGGCGACCGGGTCGAAAAAGGGCAGGTCCTGATTGAGTTCAGTTGA
- a CDS encoding phosphatidate cytidylyltransferase: MKQRLAKMSNLQQRVIAAVAGVPFILFMILYADWTFALLFTLISALTQREFYRLLGLDGFEPLTAYGTLVGCLVCGLAYFVETGMMGTGNYFLLCPATSMIFLIKLYKKRDMKPFTNIGFTFLGIIYVAMPFALLIILALRGGTYHPTIIVGCLLLLWASDIGAYFAGTHFGRRKLFERVSPKKSWEGALGGAAAAALIALGLAYFAPELRPWQWYCVGGIIVVTGTYGDLVESLFKRSIAIKDSGSSIPGHGGFLDRFDGLLLAAPFIITFLKLFA, translated from the coding sequence ATGAAGCAACGTTTAGCTAAGATGTCGAACCTTCAGCAGCGGGTTATTGCTGCCGTAGCGGGGGTTCCGTTTATTCTGTTTATGATTCTGTACGCCGACTGGACGTTTGCGCTGCTGTTCACCCTGATCAGCGCCCTGACCCAGCGGGAGTTTTACCGGCTGCTCGGCCTTGATGGCTTCGAGCCTCTGACGGCCTACGGCACACTGGTCGGCTGTCTGGTGTGCGGGCTGGCCTATTTTGTCGAAACCGGCATGATGGGCACGGGCAACTATTTCCTGCTTTGCCCGGCTACCTCAATGATTTTCCTGATCAAGCTCTACAAAAAGCGCGACATGAAGCCATTCACCAACATCGGCTTTACGTTTTTAGGGATTATTTACGTAGCCATGCCTTTCGCCCTGCTAATTATTCTGGCCCTGCGGGGCGGCACCTACCACCCAACGATTATTGTAGGCTGTCTGCTGCTGCTCTGGGCCAGCGACATTGGTGCTTACTTCGCCGGTACGCACTTTGGCCGACGTAAGCTGTTCGAGCGGGTCTCGCCCAAGAAATCGTGGGAAGGCGCGCTTGGCGGGGCGGCCGCGGCCGCGCTGATCGCCCTCGGTCTGGCTTATTTCGCGCCCGAGCTTCGCCCCTGGCAGTGGTACTGCGTTGGCGGGATTATCGTGGTAACCGGTACCTACGGCGACCTGGTTGAGTCGCTATTTAAGCGAAGTATTGCCATCAAAGACTCCGGCAGCAGCATTCCGGGCCACGGTGGGTTTCTGGATCGCTTCGACGGCCTGCTACTGGCAGCGCCTTTCATCATCACTTTCCTGAAGTTATTTGCCTGA